The DNA region ATGTGCCCCGACTGCGACGCGTACTTCGCGAAGCTGTGGGGCGGGCTGAAGCTGGGCGAGTACCTCGACCTGCTGCCGGTGCCGGTCATGGTGGTGGACGGCGGCGGGCGCGTCGTGGCGGCGAGCGAGCGGCTCGCGGACGTGCTGAACCGGCCCCGGGCCGACCTGCGCGGCCTGCGCTGCGGCGAGGCGATGGCCTGCTCCCGCTCGCGCCTCCCCGGCGGCTGCGGCAAGGCGGAGCACTGCCGCGAGTGCACCATCCGCCGCACGGTGGACGAGGTGCACGAGACCGGCCACTCCGTCGCCGGGGCGCGCGCCTGGGTCAAGACGGACGCCGGGCGCGTGCCGGTGACGATCTCGGCGCGGCCGGCCCAGGGCTTCGTCGAGGTGACGCTGGACGAGGAGCCCGGCGCGCTCGCGGAGGCGCTCCACCGCCAGCCGCCGCGCTGAGCTCGCGGCTCGACGGGATCGGCGCGCGCGCCGCCGCGGGAGCTACCCGGCGCGGCGCAGCACCATGCACTTCAGGTAGCGGCCCTCGCGGAACTGCAGCGAGACCGGGTGATCCGGCGGCTGCCGGGTCTCGGCCACCAGCGCGAGGTCCACCCGCGCCTTGTAGGCCGCCTCCTTC from Anaeromyxobacter dehalogenans 2CP-C includes:
- a CDS encoding PAS domain-containing protein, with amino-acid sequence MKVVCSYCHRLLRESPGEAVGVSHGMCPDCDAYFAKLWGGLKLGEYLDLLPVPVMVVDGGGRVVAASERLADVLNRPRADLRGLRCGEAMACSRSRLPGGCGKAEHCRECTIRRTVDEVHETGHSVAGARAWVKTDAGRVPVTISARPAQGFVEVTLDEEPGALAEALHRQPPR